One window of Planctomycetia bacterium genomic DNA carries:
- a CDS encoding DUF935 family protein translates to MATTRTKTRSKKSTKPPEVGLVVMPRVNQDFGNFFQIELTPERAKRVLHAAAYGEPFEQHVLFDEMLETDTDLDNAYRTRLLGLTGLEWELVSALQVGRAPSKITPADERLAQEVLDYCLEVVDQIEGLDALLCHTADSIGRSVAVGQFIWDTVEGQRRPVAAEGIAGTQLRIESSDPTQLRIVTEDDTIGIPISMYPAGQFLVRQPRSIGGSYFRGGLLRGAVVGHMVKRVGRKSWWFGIEKFGLPVSIAKYDTADEATKNNILSMIASLGVARGGLFPKGCEFEFLEFNQQGQWPHERLLQYIDAGFSKLFLGQTLTTQIGETGGAMAAATVHNEVREDLRDDDRASEARDVREQLLRPLVLYKFGERAIRFIPHFRRIVEEPQDDVADMATLKGAVNDLGFPVPMRHVVDRFGLPVVEGTDLDAALPGRTVAPSPFDLSAELATASTRRREIQLHAAGLLDRITKRGSAVARIIPWVVTAVLASQAHSEEVLDRFSKALVPFDNATVMSSDIALALANAFDELPTNDLQELVRQSLLAAELFGRDLAMQQVQSRRSRRGNSAALHAASIDFEKIPFVEAIESFRDRIGLDPQVFIKLDAEARSRAWRVAGVWDMDLLAVLHTNLTQSFANGETVRDFRLRVLPLMGDREGWTGEVPWHADVVFFQNFKMATSAGSYRQFVDLGVQHFRIVGNGKSCKICEPEIGRVYPVSKPSRMDPFHFGCDCDHEPVFEGEVSDSEVSDPDKAPNEALAAERSRESGFRFDVRQYAAVDPIPLTKYPTEYHAAFRRLAEARGLEVAE, encoded by the coding sequence ATGGCAACGACGCGGACGAAAACTCGATCGAAGAAATCCACCAAGCCGCCTGAGGTCGGCCTCGTGGTGATGCCGCGCGTCAATCAGGACTTCGGCAACTTCTTCCAAATCGAATTGACGCCGGAACGGGCCAAGCGCGTCCTGCATGCCGCCGCCTACGGCGAGCCGTTTGAACAGCACGTTCTGTTCGATGAGATGCTGGAGACTGACACAGACCTGGACAACGCCTACCGCACTCGCCTGCTCGGCCTCACCGGCCTGGAGTGGGAGCTCGTTTCGGCGCTTCAGGTCGGACGGGCACCATCCAAGATCACGCCGGCCGACGAGCGGCTTGCTCAGGAAGTACTTGACTACTGCCTAGAGGTCGTCGATCAGATCGAGGGCCTAGACGCACTGCTGTGCCATACGGCTGACAGTATTGGCCGATCGGTCGCAGTCGGACAGTTCATCTGGGACACCGTCGAAGGTCAACGCCGGCCCGTTGCCGCCGAAGGTATCGCCGGCACGCAGCTGCGAATCGAAAGCTCCGATCCGACGCAGCTGCGAATCGTGACCGAGGACGACACCATTGGGATTCCCATCTCCATGTATCCGGCCGGACAGTTCCTGGTGCGGCAGCCGAGGTCCATCGGCGGCTCTTACTTCCGGGGCGGCCTGCTTCGTGGAGCAGTCGTCGGGCACATGGTCAAGCGCGTCGGTCGGAAGAGTTGGTGGTTCGGCATCGAGAAGTTTGGCCTGCCGGTGAGCATTGCCAAATACGATACGGCCGACGAGGCCACGAAGAACAACATCCTTTCCATGATTGCAAGTCTCGGTGTGGCGCGCGGCGGCCTGTTCCCCAAGGGCTGCGAATTCGAGTTTCTCGAATTTAATCAGCAAGGCCAGTGGCCGCATGAGCGCCTGCTGCAATACATCGACGCCGGTTTTTCAAAGCTCTTTCTTGGGCAGACGCTTACCACGCAGATCGGTGAAACCGGCGGAGCAATGGCGGCGGCGACGGTCCACAACGAAGTACGAGAGGATCTCCGTGATGACGACCGGGCCAGCGAGGCCCGCGATGTGCGCGAGCAACTGCTTCGGCCGCTCGTGCTCTATAAGTTCGGTGAGCGTGCCATCAGGTTCATTCCGCATTTCCGGCGCATTGTCGAAGAGCCGCAGGATGACGTGGCGGACATGGCCACGCTCAAGGGGGCCGTGAATGATCTTGGATTCCCGGTTCCGATGCGGCACGTCGTCGATCGGTTCGGCCTGCCTGTAGTCGAGGGGACTGACTTGGACGCGGCGCTGCCCGGTCGGACCGTTGCTCCGAGTCCGTTTGATCTGTCGGCGGAGCTTGCAACGGCAAGTACTCGTCGCCGGGAAATTCAGCTTCACGCTGCAGGATTATTGGATCGCATCACCAAGCGCGGCTCCGCCGTCGCTCGCATTATTCCGTGGGTGGTGACGGCTGTGCTGGCGTCTCAGGCTCACAGTGAGGAAGTACTCGATCGATTCTCAAAGGCGCTGGTTCCATTCGACAACGCAACGGTGATGTCAAGCGACATCGCGTTAGCGCTGGCCAACGCATTCGATGAACTACCGACCAATGATCTTCAGGAACTTGTGCGTCAATCGCTCCTGGCTGCCGAGCTCTTCGGGAGAGACCTGGCGATGCAGCAGGTGCAATCGCGGCGCAGCCGTCGCGGAAACTCGGCTGCCCTACACGCCGCGTCGATCGACTTCGAGAAGATTCCCTTCGTCGAGGCGATCGAATCATTCCGCGATCGTATCGGCCTTGATCCGCAGGTGTTCATTAAGCTCGACGCCGAGGCACGCAGCCGGGCATGGCGTGTGGCCGGCGTCTGGGATATGGACCTGCTCGCAGTTCTGCACACCAATCTGACGCAGTCCTTCGCCAACGGCGAGACGGTCCGCGACTTCCGGCTGCGTGTTCTTCCGCTCATGGGAGATCGCGAAGGTTGGACGGGCGAAGTCCCGTGGCACGCGGACGTGGTGTTCTTCCAGAACTTCAAAATGGCGACTTCGGCGGGGAGTTACCGGCAGTTCGTCGATCTCGGCGTTCAACACTTCCGCATCGTTGGCAATGGCAAGAGTTGCAAGATTTGTGAACCCGAGATCGGGCGCGTCTATCCGGTGAGCAAGCCCAGTCGCATGGACCCGTTCCATTTCGGCTGCGACTGCGACCACGAGCCTGTCTTCGAGGGCGAGGTTTCGGACAGTGAGGTGAGCGACCCGGATAAAGCGCCAAATGAGGCGCTGGCTGCGGAGCGTTCGCGCGAGAGTGGATTCCGATTCGACGTGCGGCAATACGCGGCCGTCGATCCGATTCCTTTGACAAAGTATCCAACCGAGTACCACGCCGCATTCCGGCGGCTGGCTGAGGCTCGCGGTCTGGAGGTGGCAGAGTGA